One window of Magallana gigas chromosome 2, xbMagGiga1.1, whole genome shotgun sequence genomic DNA carries:
- the LOC105338458 gene encoding protocadherin-9 isoform X1 — protein MKSASIQRMCFFGTVLLLACGDFVFGQDVVFHLLEGDQLGREVGNVADEAGLNNIAGEQDFAHLRYSFLTTQTPHYNYFSINNQTSVLTTNQAIDRETLCEFTNVCFIKLNIAVQSMKSSFFQKVSVSVYIDDVNDNHPVFDKPVIDLQISESVLVGTSITIDGARDADTSDRYSLQSYEVMPNDTPFEINFQKKLDGTSIVRLIVKEALNREQRDNYHFSVVARDGGSPPLSGTLKVNITISDVNDNSPKFSQSVYYIEVKESVNVSSVILTLRATDLDDGKNGKVFYRLSPHQSETVLTSFAIDNSTGDLSVIKPLKYVKGEQHVIIVEASDFGDQPLTSQALVNVTVLDVGNNPPSINLNLLSSDSLAKVSEFASRGTVVAHIAVDDPDTGKNGEIMCTIDNPAFVLQRLENKEFKVTVDRALDRELYQQIHVTVFCKDSGMPPLNTSDSFYVEIEDENDNAPIFDLSVYTAGIMENNNVGDVIVHVQANDADDKNNADLLYSLSESNNGMFYIDEKSGIIRTQARLDRENVSSYSVIVIARDQGDPALSGSATVIISVLDKNDNEPMFNQSRYTFTVNENAPAGSQVGILYATDQDEGENAVITFTGPDSVPFTIFPGGYIKTDRVLDREVQNRYEFIARARDKDHEATAVVTIHLNDKNDNRPKVTSPSQLNNTVYVDKHTEVNTMVTIIRAYDLDSGINSQLIYEIVGRNDSGHFDLHPDKGQVFLKRSLENNIGTSFRLDILVSDMGHPVLSTPATLNIRVLTSNTAALVEPKSSNILIVAILVSVTVVISLAIIVIIVFIRRSDRQRRNQGQVNENFYKGVVENTATVFAAPSEESISEKKKKKGVSFSLENGVDKVSEVKTQGQEFMYDNDMEIVEEEIVIEFPPMVPKQPTDNLPDLTRSCSPYNKNESEEVCRSSTPLPSRANTPSLSPELSPKSILRNKNTTPLTGNEPSSPTRPPSLMFTSPSSPKQTYSPPYSPKTMHASQETMTSQSNHTPSSVPLFFTKPPVPPRTFPGIRRFRPVMMTNGSLLLHSSRPVSPFEISV, from the exons ATGAAGTCTGCTAGCATTCAGAGGATGTGTTTTTTCGGGACAGTGCTTCTTCTCGCCTGTGGTGATTTCGTTTTTGGACAAGATGTGGTGTTTCATCTCCTGGAGGGGGACCAGCTAGGGAGGGAAGTCGGAAATGTGGCAGATGAAGCAGGCCTCAACAACATTGCAGGGGAACAGGACTTTGCTCACCTACGATACAGTTTCCTCACAACACAGACCCCTCATTATAATTATTTCAGCATTAATAACCAAACCAGTGTTTTAACAACCAATCAAGCCATCGATCGTGAAACACTGTGTGAATTCACCAATGTATGcttcataaaattaaacattgctGTCCAGTCTATGAAGAGTAGCTTCTTCCAGAAGGTGTCCGTTTCTGTCTATATTGATGATGTCAATGATAACCACCCTGTCTTTGATAAACCAGTCATTGATCTACAGATTTCAGAATCCGTTCTTGTAGGAACTTCAATCACGATTGACGGAGCTCGAGATGCGGACACCAGCGATAGATACTCACTTCAGAGTTACGAAGTCATGCCCAATGACACACCATTCGAAATTAACTTTCAGAAGAAATTAGATGGCACATCAATCGTCAGGCTGATTGTGAAAGAAGCATTAAATCGAGAACAAAGGGACAATTACCATTTCAGTGTGGTTGCTAGGGACGGGGGATCACCCCCTCTAAGTGGTACTCTCAAAGTCAATATCACCATCTCCGATGTCAATGATAATTCGCCCAAATTCTCTCAGTCTGTCTATTACATTGAAGTCAAAGAAAGTGTCAATGTGTCGTCCGTAATTCTCACTCTGAGGGCCACTGACCTGGATGATGGGAAAAATGGAAAGGTATTTTATCGCCTGAGTCCTCATCAGTCGGAGACTGTACTGACATCGTTTGCTATTGACAATTCTACTGGTGACTTGTCAGTGATAAAACCACTGAAGTATGTGAAGGGGGAACAACACGTGATTATCGTGGAGGCTAGTGATTTCGGGGACCAACCTCTTACGTCACAGGCGCTTGTTAACGTGACTGTCTTGGACGTCGGAAATAATCCACCAAGCATCAACCTTAATCTCCTCTCCTCCGATTCTCTCGCCAAAGTTTCCGAGTTTGCCAGTAGGGGGACTGTGGTGGCCCATATTGCTGTCGATGATCCGGATACGGGGAAAAATGGAGAGATCATGTGTACCATTGACAATCCCGCCTTCGTACTGCAGAGGCTcgaaaacaaagaattcaagGTGACCGTGGACAGAGCATTGGACCGAGAGCTTTACCAGCAAATCCATGTGACCGTCTTCTGTAAGGACAGTGGAATGCCACCTCTGAACACCTCTGATAGCTTCTATGTAGAAATCGAGGATGAAAATGACAATGCTCCGATATTCGACTTATCAGTTTACACTGCAGGGATCATGGAGAACAACAATGTCGGAGATGTCATCGTTCATGTTCAAGCCAATGATGCTGATGACAAAAATAATGCAGATCTTCTTTATTCTCTCAGTGAAAGTAATAATGGCATGTTCTACATTGACGAGAAGAGTGGCATTATTCGTACACAGGCAAGACTGGACAGGGAGAATGTATCCTCTTACTCCGTCATAGTGATTGCACGGGACCAAGGAGATCCAGCCTTGTCGGGATCAGCTACAGTAATTATCTCGGTTCTCGACAAAAATGACAATGAACCCATGTTCAATCAGTCACGTTATACTTTTACAGTCAACGAAAATGCTCCTGCCGGGTCACAAGTTGGAATCCTATATGCAACAGACCAGGATGAAGGTGAAAATGCAGTGATCACATTCACTGGTCCAGATTCCGTTCCATTTACAATATTTCCAGGCGGCTACATTAAGACGGACCGCGTGCTGGACAGAGAAGTTCAGAATCGTTACGAGTTCATCGCTAGAGCCAGAGACAAAGACCATGAAGCCACAGCAGTCGTAACAATCCATCTCAACGATAAAAACGACAACAGACCGAAAGTTACCTCCCCTAGTCAACTCAACAACACAGTGTATGTGGACAAACATACAGAGGTCAACACCATGGTTACCATTATCAGAGCCTACGATTTGGACTCCGGCATCAATTCTCAACTCATTTATGAAATTGTTGGAAGGAATGACTCTGGACATTTTGACTTGCATCCAGATAAGGGACAAGTATTTCTAAAGCGCAGTCTAGAGAACAATATTGGAACTTCCTTTAGGCTGGATATTCTGGTGTCTGATATGGGACACCCAGTGCTATCTACCCCAGCCACCCTCAACATTAGGGTCCTCACCTCCAACACTGCTGCTTTGGTGGAACCCAAGTCCAGCAACATCCTCATTGTTGCTATCCTTGTGTCTGTGACAGTTGTTATTTCATTGGCCATCATTGTCATCATAGTCTTCATCAGGAGAAGTGATAGGCAAAGGAGAAACCAAGGACAAGTCAATGAGAACTTTTATAAGGGTGTTGTAGAGAACACAGCTACTGTGTTTGCCGCCCCTAGTGAAGAGTCCATCtctgagaagaagaaaaagaaagggGTCAGCTTCTCTCTGGAAAATGGTGTGGACAAGGTGTCAGAGGTCAAGACCCAAGGTCAAGAGTTTATGTACGACAATGACATGGAG ATTGTGGAGGAAGAAATTGTTATTGAATTTCCTCCAATGGTACCCAAACAACCTACAGACAACCTTCCGGATTTGACCAGGAGTTGCTCCCcttataataaaaatgaaagtgaGGAAGTTTGCAGGTCTTCGACTCCCCTTCCATCGAGAGCCAACACACCATCTCTTAGTCCTGAACTCTCACCTAAAAGCATCCTTAGAAACAAGAATACAACTCCATTAACTGGTAATGAACCATCTTCTCCGACACGGCCACCATCTTTAATGTTCACATCACCATCCTCACCAAAGCAGACCTACTCTCCACCGTATTCACCAAAGACAATGCATGCCTCACAGGAAACGATGACATCACAGTCCAACCACACACCTAGCTCTGTACCCTTGTTCTTCACAAAGCCTCCTGTCCCGCCCCGGACTTTCCCGGGGATCCGGAGGTTCCGTCCAGTGATGATGACCAATGGCAGCCTTCTCCTCCATTCCTCAAGGCCAGTCTCACCATTTGAGATTTCTGTTTAG
- the LOC105338458 gene encoding protocadherin-9 isoform X3 yields the protein MKSASIQRMCFFGTVLLLACGDFVFGQDVVFHLLEGDQLGREVGNVADEAGLNNIAGEQDFAHLRYSFLTTQTPHYNYFSINNQTSVLTTNQAIDRETLCEFTNVCFIKLNIAVQSMKSSFFQKVSVSVYIDDVNDNHPVFDKPVIDLQISESVLVGTSITIDGARDADTSDRYSLQSYEVMPNDTPFEINFQKKLDGTSIVRLIVKEALNREQRDNYHFSVVARDGGSPPLSGTLKVNITISDVNDNSPKFSQSVYYIEVKESVNVSSVILTLRATDLDDGKNGKVFYRLSPHQSETVLTSFAIDNSTGDLSVIKPLKYVKGEQHVIIVEASDFGDQPLTSQALVNVTVLDVGNNPPSINLNLLSSDSLAKVSEFASRGTVVAHIAVDDPDTGKNGEIMCTIDNPAFVLQRLENKEFKVTVDRALDRELYQQIHVTVFCKDSGMPPLNTSDSFYVEIEDENDNAPIFDLSVYTAGIMENNNVGDVIVHVQANDADDKNNADLLYSLSESNNGMFYIDEKSGIIRTQARLDRENVSSYSVIVIARDQGDPALSGSATVIISVLDKNDNEPMFNQSRYTFTVNENAPAGSQVGILYATDQDEGENAVITFTGPDSVPFTIFPGGYIKTDRVLDREVQNRYEFIARARDKDHEATAVVTIHLNDKNDNRPKVTSPSQLNNTVYVDKHTEVNTMVTIIRAYDLDSGINSQLIYEIVGRNDSGHFDLHPDKGQVFLKRSLENNIGTSFRLDILVSDMGHPVLSTPATLNIRVLTSNTAALVEPKSSNILIVAILVSVTVVISLAIIVIIVFIRRSDRQRRNQGQVNENFYKGVVENTATVFAAPSEESISEKKKKKGVSFSLENGVDKVSEVKTQGQEFMYDNDMELL from the coding sequence ATGAAGTCTGCTAGCATTCAGAGGATGTGTTTTTTCGGGACAGTGCTTCTTCTCGCCTGTGGTGATTTCGTTTTTGGACAAGATGTGGTGTTTCATCTCCTGGAGGGGGACCAGCTAGGGAGGGAAGTCGGAAATGTGGCAGATGAAGCAGGCCTCAACAACATTGCAGGGGAACAGGACTTTGCTCACCTACGATACAGTTTCCTCACAACACAGACCCCTCATTATAATTATTTCAGCATTAATAACCAAACCAGTGTTTTAACAACCAATCAAGCCATCGATCGTGAAACACTGTGTGAATTCACCAATGTATGcttcataaaattaaacattgctGTCCAGTCTATGAAGAGTAGCTTCTTCCAGAAGGTGTCCGTTTCTGTCTATATTGATGATGTCAATGATAACCACCCTGTCTTTGATAAACCAGTCATTGATCTACAGATTTCAGAATCCGTTCTTGTAGGAACTTCAATCACGATTGACGGAGCTCGAGATGCGGACACCAGCGATAGATACTCACTTCAGAGTTACGAAGTCATGCCCAATGACACACCATTCGAAATTAACTTTCAGAAGAAATTAGATGGCACATCAATCGTCAGGCTGATTGTGAAAGAAGCATTAAATCGAGAACAAAGGGACAATTACCATTTCAGTGTGGTTGCTAGGGACGGGGGATCACCCCCTCTAAGTGGTACTCTCAAAGTCAATATCACCATCTCCGATGTCAATGATAATTCGCCCAAATTCTCTCAGTCTGTCTATTACATTGAAGTCAAAGAAAGTGTCAATGTGTCGTCCGTAATTCTCACTCTGAGGGCCACTGACCTGGATGATGGGAAAAATGGAAAGGTATTTTATCGCCTGAGTCCTCATCAGTCGGAGACTGTACTGACATCGTTTGCTATTGACAATTCTACTGGTGACTTGTCAGTGATAAAACCACTGAAGTATGTGAAGGGGGAACAACACGTGATTATCGTGGAGGCTAGTGATTTCGGGGACCAACCTCTTACGTCACAGGCGCTTGTTAACGTGACTGTCTTGGACGTCGGAAATAATCCACCAAGCATCAACCTTAATCTCCTCTCCTCCGATTCTCTCGCCAAAGTTTCCGAGTTTGCCAGTAGGGGGACTGTGGTGGCCCATATTGCTGTCGATGATCCGGATACGGGGAAAAATGGAGAGATCATGTGTACCATTGACAATCCCGCCTTCGTACTGCAGAGGCTcgaaaacaaagaattcaagGTGACCGTGGACAGAGCATTGGACCGAGAGCTTTACCAGCAAATCCATGTGACCGTCTTCTGTAAGGACAGTGGAATGCCACCTCTGAACACCTCTGATAGCTTCTATGTAGAAATCGAGGATGAAAATGACAATGCTCCGATATTCGACTTATCAGTTTACACTGCAGGGATCATGGAGAACAACAATGTCGGAGATGTCATCGTTCATGTTCAAGCCAATGATGCTGATGACAAAAATAATGCAGATCTTCTTTATTCTCTCAGTGAAAGTAATAATGGCATGTTCTACATTGACGAGAAGAGTGGCATTATTCGTACACAGGCAAGACTGGACAGGGAGAATGTATCCTCTTACTCCGTCATAGTGATTGCACGGGACCAAGGAGATCCAGCCTTGTCGGGATCAGCTACAGTAATTATCTCGGTTCTCGACAAAAATGACAATGAACCCATGTTCAATCAGTCACGTTATACTTTTACAGTCAACGAAAATGCTCCTGCCGGGTCACAAGTTGGAATCCTATATGCAACAGACCAGGATGAAGGTGAAAATGCAGTGATCACATTCACTGGTCCAGATTCCGTTCCATTTACAATATTTCCAGGCGGCTACATTAAGACGGACCGCGTGCTGGACAGAGAAGTTCAGAATCGTTACGAGTTCATCGCTAGAGCCAGAGACAAAGACCATGAAGCCACAGCAGTCGTAACAATCCATCTCAACGATAAAAACGACAACAGACCGAAAGTTACCTCCCCTAGTCAACTCAACAACACAGTGTATGTGGACAAACATACAGAGGTCAACACCATGGTTACCATTATCAGAGCCTACGATTTGGACTCCGGCATCAATTCTCAACTCATTTATGAAATTGTTGGAAGGAATGACTCTGGACATTTTGACTTGCATCCAGATAAGGGACAAGTATTTCTAAAGCGCAGTCTAGAGAACAATATTGGAACTTCCTTTAGGCTGGATATTCTGGTGTCTGATATGGGACACCCAGTGCTATCTACCCCAGCCACCCTCAACATTAGGGTCCTCACCTCCAACACTGCTGCTTTGGTGGAACCCAAGTCCAGCAACATCCTCATTGTTGCTATCCTTGTGTCTGTGACAGTTGTTATTTCATTGGCCATCATTGTCATCATAGTCTTCATCAGGAGAAGTGATAGGCAAAGGAGAAACCAAGGACAAGTCAATGAGAACTTTTATAAGGGTGTTGTAGAGAACACAGCTACTGTGTTTGCCGCCCCTAGTGAAGAGTCCATCtctgagaagaagaaaaagaaagggGTCAGCTTCTCTCTGGAAAATGGTGTGGACAAGGTGTCAGAGGTCAAGACCCAAGGTCAAGAGTTTATGTACGACAATGACATGGAG